A part of Palaemon carinicauda isolate YSFRI2023 chromosome 8, ASM3689809v2, whole genome shotgun sequence genomic DNA contains:
- the LOC137645332 gene encoding KRAB-A domain-containing protein 2-like — MVYQDHLAKFVVLGVLKTKRAEEVAYQLVDIFTLLGAPTILRSDNGRELANNMVSSLKEYWPTLKIVHGKLRHSQSVERANQDIENMPCAWMQDEKNWPLE; from the coding sequence ATGGTGTATCAAGATCATCTCGCCAAGTTCGTGGTTCTCGGGGTCCTGAAGACAAAGAGGGCAGAAGAAGTAGCATACCAGCTCGTAGACATATTTACGTTGCTTGGTGCTCCGACGATTCTACGGTCCGATAACGGCAGGGAATTAGCAAACAATATGGTAAGCAGCCTAAAGGAGTACTGGCCCACCTTGAAGATCGTCCATGGTAAGCTGCGCCACTCACAAAGCGTCGAAAGAGCTAACCAGGACATAGAAAATATGCCATGTGCTTGGATGCAAGATGAAAAAAACTGGCCGCTGGAGTGA